tttccttttatcttcTTCTCGGATTCTCCTCTTGATCATTATTTTCTCTTTCTCGGAATACCTTGTAAGTTTTTTACATAATGTCTCATAATGTATACATATTTTTACAACTctatttttagatatttgaattatttttagccgaatccccgcacccgtatcccCGAATCTTAAGATTTTGATCATGAAGGATCCGACTTCTAGATCCGCACCCATACCTGACACCCCCACCCGAGTCCAAGCAACTTACATTTCAGTGATATTATATGTATTCTATTTTACTAGATAAGTACCATTATTTTCATTAATGGTCCATGAATATAACCTTGAGATATAGTTATATACAAGTTTTGGCACATCTCAGACATTCTCTCCATACAGTCACTTCCTCGGTCACTTATCTACAACATTTTGCTATTTTTAACTGTCCGTTTTCTATCTCTACCTTCTGCTTCTATCTTTGGCACAATTCTGACTGTATTTGGTAATTAAGTCTAGTTAACTTCTAAGTTAACTAATTCATTCACCTTTAGGAAGAAACAACAAGTTATCTGACTAAGATCGGCACATGCAAACACACAGCAAAGTTGTGGATAGAGGTTAATATGGAGCAGCTAGGATAAGGATTCTGTAACACTGACCCGTTCTTCTCATTTTCATCCCTTTGTAAATTATGCAAAAACTCATAAAATTGATTCAACCTCCATATAGAGCTTATTATGttatctttacttatttattaattaattaatatttattttggaTAAGCAATACTCCATGATAGCTAAAAGTAAGTACTCCTATAGATAAAGCTTATATAAAAGAGAGACTCCAAAAAAGTTTACCCAATTACAATCCTAGTAGAGATATATCGTGAGCTCcacagaaaaaaaaattaaaaaatgaatatggaatataGATTTTTTCATTCTTCAGAAGCTCCATATCATTTTCCTTCAAACTATCCATATTACTTCATGGGGTGCAGGTCCAGTTTTTTTTAATCTCAATTCTCTTATTTTGCAGCAAGAAAGCAGATGCTTCACTGTTTTGGATATCACCTGAATGACACCAAGTCGGCTATCCAGCAAATTACATGATTTGGCGGTAGAGGCATAGTGGATAAGTTTCACTGGCAGGCTTGCGCAAAAAATCACTATTTACATGCTGCCTTTCATACAGAAGAACTCGCTTCTTTTGGAGTCGTAAACAGACTCGGAAGGAGAGTCCCTTCTGCTTCTCTTGAGATATAATCTCTACAAGAAATTGACTTGAACTTGCCTTGAGGATAACCCATCTCTCAGTCTCGTAAGTCCCTGGTTCTATCAGTTAAACTCCCCAAACACAGAATGTGCTCTTTTTCTGGCAACCTCAACTACAGAACATCAGTTTGCGGGACTGGAGTAAAGTTGCTGAAATCTCACCTTACGAGGTCCCTCATTACACATCCTCATACCCAGAGTAGCATCTTCCCAATCTGCCCACATGTACCTAATTTCCCTTCGGAATCCCCCACCTGCGAGTCTGCGATCATGTACCTAATTTCCCCTCTATAAAGTAATTTTGGCCAATTAATTCTATAACATCCATGATACTCACGTTGGACACAAATCTTGACCAATCATGAACATATTGCAGACTTACCAAATAACAATGAAACcgtcttcttcttcaaaagaagcCATGTAACTTCTTTGAtctgaatctggactatgatttcTGTAGATCAGATCTTATTGTTACTCGTTTTCTTGTTcattaacaacaacaaaacaacaacaaaaaaaaccaGTGAGttcccacaagtgggatctggggagggcattatgtacgtagaccttactcctaccctggGGGCAGAGAAgctattttcgatagaccctcgggtAAAGACAAGATGAAAAGAATCAGTGGCAACAAgtggtaacaacaacaacaacaacaacaaggtaTTAAGCAAAGTAAAGCGAAAGAAAATCTTCAGTTGACTGTCATTTGTGCTCTTCTTTTATGAATAGTAACATTATCTATGTATCCAATTAATGAAATAAACACATACAATCATGTACTTTTGAGGTGCTTAATGAACAAAAATGGCTCAGCAATCTAATCCCCACTAAAGTTGGAAGCCCCTCAATGATGAAGCAGATTGTAATTGTTCTTTCCTTAATGTATTATAATGATTGGTCTCTTTTCTAGCTTTTCCAACAAAACTGAGTTTATATACATGACCATTAGGCAGAATGAGTAACACCAAAATATACCTCATTCCTTTCATTGATGACAAAAGCACCAATACCCACTCTATGTGTCGCATTTGCCGGAATAGTGTTAGCAGTTCCAGGGAGCCAATTCACAAGCATCAAGTATTTTGGTTCTGCGTGGTGGTAATAAAATCCTTCCTGCAAAGAAACAGGATAATTGTGTGCAAATTGAGATATGGGAGCAATAGAATTTAATCATTAAGAGGAGCAACAAACTTACCTTAACAGCATGTTCAACAAGCGTTACAAGCTCAATAGGTAACTTGATCCAAACACCTCTTTTGCCCTGCAAGCATGTCCACCTATTATCAAGGATGAAATTTGAATCAAAATTTAATGCACAGAAATTCAGAAGTCCAATCTAAAGTTAATCATCACCTTGCAAACTTACAACTGTTCTCTTTTTCCAATAGTATCCATATAAGCGTGACAATAAAATCAGCCTTTTCAAAAGACATGTAATTCTAATAGACTCACGTTTCCCCACAATTTAGACATGGAGCCCAGAATTTGGCAGTGTGACACAAGTCATTATTCAATCACCACTTCCTACTTCTAGCACATGAATGAGCTGGTGTTCAGCAGATTGTATACTAGACGTTACACAACATTTTCCAAAGGATGAAGTCGCAAGATGCACAATAGAcaacaagatcacaaaatcaacattgaaatcagcttcagggtgacGTTCAATTAATAGCCTCATGGTAACACACTGagtcttcttcttttccttctacTTACCCCATAAAAAAAGGACGTATTGCTAACAACCCAGCACGTAAATGTACCCCTACCCCCGGTACCTCTTAAACCTCTATGCAACTCAGCATTACTACCATGGTCATGCGGTATAACAATCCTAAATTTGTAATACCTAAGATGTCCAGGAGCAACAATAAAAAATCTAAGATGTTTAGGAGCAAACAACAATAACGACAACCCAGTGAAATCCACTAGTGGGGATGTTTAGGagccaaacaaagaaaataaataaacatgCGTATGAAAGGAAATCATTTTTTGCCTCAGAGGACAAACCTAGCAGGataaaaaggaaataataaaGAACCTTTTTCCAACTTTATTGTTACTTTAGGGTGAGGAGACACCATTCAAAACCCTGACCACTTACAATGAAGTAGGACAGACAACaaaagaatttttcttttttcaaaacagTGGTGTTTGGGTCCGCGCACCTCAACTATTCCACCGGATACCTACGACCTTCTACCAATACAGGCTCCGAATAACTCTGTCCACCAAGATTTACGGAAGAAATAAACTAGTATTTTTTGCCTCAACTAAGATTTGaaccaaaaaaaagaattttttctcAACTTATTCACGACTAAAGGGAATCCTACAAGATTAACTTTATGACTTGAGTGAAATTTGAACAATAGAATCTGAATAGTAACTAAAAACAAAATATCCCTGCTCAAGTTCAAATCCTAGTGGAGGCAAAAGATTTCTTCTCACCCAAGCCTCGAAGTGCGTATGAGTTGGCCCGAACAGCACcatcataaaaataaataaccaaaaaaaaaaatatacatagtATTAGAAATACCTGTTGTCTCCAATGAGAAAGTGAGGCTCTAAGCAAAGAACCAAATACAGAAGGGTCCAAGGGCTCATTAGTCATTTCCACATTTACCCCACCATAGTCATCCTCTTTTGCATCTAATATTCTATCCACTTGTTCCATTTCCTTCTCCCTTGCCATTGCTGGAGTTACAGAGCAACTCATTGAGGACCTTGTGTGTAGGTAAATACTATACCTAATCTTGGTCAATTTGCCTAAAATAATCACAAACAAAAAATTGGTTAGACTTGTTCAAAACTTTAAAAAGACCAAAGGGTCAGTTAAAGAAATTAAAATACAACCTACTCTTGGACAATTTGCCTAAAATATTCACAATAAATGGTTACACTTGCAAAAAGCTAACAAACTTTTTCTGATGACCAATGTCGAGTCCAGTTTGGGCACATCTTGATTAATTTCACTAGGTACCTACTACCTTTCAACACAAATACCcgataataatttttaaaaaaaactgataaaatagAGCCTAATCTTGGAAATTTTGGCTAAAATATTCACAATAATTGGTTACACTTATAAAAAGCTGACAATTTTATTTTTGATGACCGGTATCGAGGCCAATTTAGGTAaggtcttcttgagccgagggtctttcggaaacagcctggtaaggtgtgcgtacacactatcctactcagaccccacttgtggactatactgggtcgttgttgttgttgttggtatcgAGACCAACTTAGGTGCACCTCGACTAGTTTCACTGCGCATCTGCTACCTCCAACCACCTCAAGTACCCGGTAGTAATTtaaaaaaactgataaaatagAGCCTAATCTTGGACAATTTAGCTAAAATAATGACAATAATTGGTTGAATTTAGACaagataaaaaaaatcagaaaatggtATATTCAATATAGAAAAATAGAACAAGGGTCACCTTGATTTTTGCAGAAACTGATGAGTGTTGCCGGATGGCTAGAGAAGAAGTGACGTTTTGAGCTAAAAAATGAATTTCTTGGATCGGTGACATAGGAAAGAAAAGGGGTGCGACACAAAAATTTGATTATCATTTATCAGATTATATgggaaaatatattttaaaaaataattgaagaatGAGGATTTGCAATTCAGGAAAATGTGTAACGTGGAGACAGAAGAGAGAGCCTGTGATTGTCTTGGAACTTGATTGAAGGAAGGAGTCAAAAAatgaatataaaaaaataatcgTGGAATAGCAGCGTACCAAACGCTTCACAATGTCAACTTGTTGGAAccgcacttttattttttctatttatagacttattaatactccctccgtctTAAATTATTTAGCCCGATTTCTAAAAactaattatctcaaattatttattatttcaaaagttCAGGACaatcttaattattatttttattttatttttagtagtAATTATTCTTAAATACTACAAATACCTCAATTATGGGGTAATATTATGATTGTTCAAACACCAATAAGATTTAAATAGGGGTGAAATAGTTAAAAATACCTCATAAagcaattaatatttttttaagggacatgtaaaagaaaaatataatttgagATGGAGGGAGTAATTAGCTTCATAGTTTCATCCATTTTCCTAGCTATTGGTATTTGGAAGGCTATCTTTTATTTAATTACATTAATGATTCTTGTAATAAGcttttttcaaattaatttttgaaaatgttgataacttgtgagtagaattgaagttcaaatACGTCTTCGAACCACAATTTTAACTCGATTTTTCTGaaatttacttttaaattttgttttcaaTTTCACATATAAACGTCAAACATGCAAGCTAAACTCTCTTAACGTAAAAGTGAAATTCCTGAATAAACCTAAATATACAGTGGTCAATGGacaaatttatttaaataaaaagggaagacTTATCAATTACGAGTAATATTTTTCCAATAACTGTATTGGTGAAAAAATGCATGACACGTGGACCAACAACAAGACGACAAGTGACACTTATAATTGGGCcaataaagaaaaacataaaggCATGGATAAAACACTAGAAATGGCATGGTATAGCCACTTCTATgtggtatttactttttagcCTGTGTTtttaatgttgagcaaaaatagccactactctattaaaattgaTACAAAAAGTCATTTTACCCTTTCTTCACGagtgatgtgtaaatattaaggacacgaTATCCTTAATTTCATGagtattgtgtaaatattaaggacaaaccATGTCTTAATATTTTACacatcactcatgaagttaagaacatcatgtccttaatattttatacatcactcatgaagttaagtACACCATATCCTTAAAATTTACACAATACTCATAAAGTTAATGACACTATGTCATTAACATTTACaatgcacacatgaagttaaggagattatgtccttaacatttatactgcacatatgaagttaaggacatgatgtcctaaagtttaacaacagaaggtgcaaatacaagttaaggacattatgtccttaacatttacattacacacataaagttaaggacaccatgtccttaacatttacgctacacatatgaagttaaggacatgatgtcctaaattTTAACAACAGAAGTTGCAAATACAAATTAAGgatattatgtccttaacatttacattgcacacatgaagttaaggacaccacgtccttaacatttacactgcacatatgaagttaaaaacatgatgtcctaaagtttaacagcagaaggtgcaaatacaggacactttgtccttaatatttacacaacactcatgaaattaaggacactatgtccttaatatttacaaagCACCCATGGACACcacgtccttaacatttacactgcacgtatgaagttaaggacatgatgtcctaaaatttaacagcagaaggtgcaaatacaggacactttgtccttaatatttacacaacactcatgaagttaaggacactatgtccttaatatttacacagcactcATGTCTAGCACATGGATATTTTTATCCGGGcgggtaaaaatttattaagcacTGGATAAAGAGTAAATACATTTAAAACAGTGACTAAAAAGTAAAGACATCTCTAATTAGTGGTTATTTGTGCACTTCCCCCGATAAAACACCCACGATGTTTTAATTAGAAGAGGTACCAAATCTAACAGTTGGAAATGAAAAAATAAGCACGAGATAAATGAAGACCGTAAAAGAGAAAGATTCACGAACATGTTATAAATATGAAACCATTATTCACTTTGATTACGGGTGATCCTTTATTATTAATGTAACCATTACAATTAAATTTGGTAACGGACAATCAAGGTAATTAATGCCATTAACGAGTTAGAATTAGGCAGGGAAACCATTACAATTGT
The sequence above is drawn from the Nicotiana tabacum cultivar K326 chromosome 13, ASM71507v2, whole genome shotgun sequence genome and encodes:
- the LOC107776058 gene encoding nudix hydrolase 2-like isoform X1, which gives rise to MIIKFLCRTPFLSYVTDPRNSFFSSKRHFFSSHPATLISFCKNQGKLTKIRYSIYLHTRSSMSCSVTPAMAREKEMEQVDRILDAKEDDYGGVNVEMTNEPLDPSVFGSLLRASLSHWRQQGKRGVWIKLPIELVTLVEHAVKEGFYYHHAEPKYLMLVNWLPGTANTIPANATHRVGIGAFVINERNEVLVVQEKSGRFRGTGVWKFPTGVVDEGEDICDAAVREVKEETGVNAKFVEILAFRQSHKSFFDKSDLFFVCMLQPLSFDIQKQDAEIEAAQWMPFEQYAAQPFVHGHELLRYISDICSAKLEGRYTGFSSVPTVTSFSEKNTYLYMNGNVRTNSRGNP